From a region of the Pseudochaenichthys georgianus unplaced genomic scaffold, fPseGeo1.2 scaffold_1926_arrow_ctg1, whole genome shotgun sequence genome:
- the LOC117441706 gene encoding required for drug-induced death protein 1-like, whose translation MGAQDQEEEAAVPTETKKKKQTSKEVCFSVLPDRYEPLIEEEEEETQEERRKRKEEKKRRKTKRYKKIRKNVGKALRVSWRCLVLGLQNMAAVYSTPSSALSTVVSEVQRSKA comes from the exons atggGAGCTCAGGATCAGGAGGAAGAAGCTGCTGTTCCGACAGAAaccaagaagaagaagcagacgTCTAAAGAAGTTTGTTTCTCCGTGCTGCCCGACAGATACGAGCCTCTGatcgaggaggaagaggaggaaacacaggaggagaggaggaagaggaaggaggagaagaagaggaggaagaccAAGAGGTACAAGAAGATCAGGAAG AACGTGGGGAAGGCGCTGCGCGTGAGCTGGCGCTGTCTGGTGCTCGGCCTGCAGAACATGGCGGCCGTTTACTCCACTCCGTCCTCCGCTCTGTCCACCGTGGTGAGCGAGGTCCAGAGGAGCAAAGCATGA
- the lipt1 gene encoding lipoyl amidotransferase LIPT1, mitochondrial, giving the protein MSAVRRSLSLLGGASRSSSSLIGSSSSSSSSSSSSLIGSSLVRSFSSSPAPISSLIGSSSSSSSLIGSSRVGSSSSSPAPTSSLIGSSSSSSSSPISSLIGSSLVRSFSSSPAPISSLIGSSRVGSSSSSPAPTSSLIGSSSSSSSLIGSSSLIDSSSTLLGSSSPGLVLLSLSTDVFQNLALEEWIDAHLDLQKLRLLLLWRNRPSVVIGRHQNPWMEADLPVMRRAGVPLARRRSGGGAVYHDLGNLNATFFSSKQAYDRPRNLKVVTDALKRLRPQLDVRATERLDIVLNGHLKISGSASRLSRKSSYHHLTLLHSADRASLSSMLRPSCDGIHSNATPSVRSPVANLSDHAPSLKWEELMEALQVQFNTEFGLSAAPSLVDPSDDSAFPGVLAAAEDLRGWDWTFGKTPKFSLQTSLPGGGHLSLQVVRGRMEDVELSLPEDRIPERLIGAVTDALSGEKFCRRHAAAALSARLLQGGGVQHGAKVLCDDIINALG; this is encoded by the exons ATGTCGGCCGTCAGGAGGTCGCTGTCTCTTCTGGGCGGGGCCTCCCGGAGCAGCTCCTCCCTCATTGgctcctcctccagcagctcctCCTCCAGTAGCTCCTCCCTCATTGGCTCCTCCCTGGTTCGTTCCTTCTCCAGTAGCCCCGCCCCCATATCCTCCCTCATTGGCTCCTCCTCCAGTAGCTCCTCCCTCATTGGCTCCTCCCGTGTTGGCTCCTCCTCCAgtagccccgcccccacctcctccctcattggctcctcctcctccagcagctcaTCCCCCATCTCCTCCCTCATTGGCTCCTCCCTGGTTCGTTCCTTCTCCAGTAGCCCCGCCCCCATATCCTCCCTCATTGGCTCCTCCCGTGTTGGCTCCTCCTCCAgtagccccgcccccacctCCTCCCTCATTGgctcctcctccagcagctcctCCCTCATTGGCTCCTCCTCCCTGATAGACTCCTCCTCCACCCTGTTAGGCTCCTCCTCCCCAGGCCTGGTTCTGCTCTCCCTCTCCACAGATGTTTTCCAGAActtggctctggaggagtggaTCGACGCCCACCTGGACCTGCAGAAGCTCCGCCTCCTGCTGCTGTGGAGGAACCGcccctctgttgtgattggacgGCACCAGAACCCCTGGATGGAGGCGGACCTTCCCGTGATGAGGCGAGCGGGGGTGCCTCTGGCTCGGAGACGCAGCGGGGGCGGCGCGGTTTACCACGATCTGGGGAACCTGAACGCAACGTTCTTCAGCTCCAAGCAGGCGTATGATAGGCCGAGGAACCTGAAGGTGGTGACAGACGCTCTGAAGAGGCTCCGCCCACAACTGGACGTCAGAGCCACGGAGCGGCTGGACATCGTGCTCAACGGACACCTCAAGATCTCAG GAAGTGCGTCTCGTCTCAGCAGGAAGTCGTCATACCACCACCTGACTCTACTGCACTCGGCCGATCGAGCCTCTCTCTCCTCGATGCTCCGCCCCTCCTGTGATGGTATCCATAGCAACGCCACGCCCAGCGTCCGCTCACCTGTCGCTAACCTGAGTGACCACGCCCCCTCGCTGAAGTGGGAGGAGCTTATGGAGGCGCTGCAGGTGCAGTTCaacacag AGTTCGGCCTCAGCGCCGCGCCCTCGCTCGTGGACCCGTCCGACGACTCGGCGTTCCCCGGCGTGCTGGCGGCGGCGGAGGATCTGCGCGGCTGGGACTGGACGTTCGGGAAGACGCCGAAGTTCAGCCTTCAGACGAGCCTGCCGGGGGGGGGTCACCTGAGCCTGCAGGTGGTCCGCGGCCGGATGGAAGACGTGGAGCTGAGCCTCCCGGAGGACCGGATCCCAGAGAGGCTGATCGGAGCGGTGACGGACGCGCTCAGCGGGGAGAAGTTCTGCAGAAGGCATGCGGCCGCGGCGCTGAGCGCACGCCtgctgcagggggggggggtgcagcacGGAGCGAAGGTCCTCTGTGACGACATCATCAACGCGTTGGGATGA